The Alnus glutinosa chromosome 3, dhAlnGlut1.1, whole genome shotgun sequence nucleotide sequence aacaaaaaaacacacaaacacagaAAGAGATTGGAGCTTAACCGTGGAGGAAGAGGGCCTGGGCTTGAGCTTGGAAGACCTGGACAGCTCCGCCAGAATTACGTCTTCCACCTCCTCGCACGACGCCGTTTCCATCGGTTCAGCCTTCTCCTCCTCTTCATTTTCCCTCTTGACCACTTGATCCATAATCACAAGCTTAAATTCCTCAGCATCAAATGTAAGAAGGGACTGGAAATTGATTTCTGGAACCTGAAAGAGAGAGGGGACCGTAATGTTCGTGCCTCGTGACCTTCATTGCCTGGTTGGCATTTTCGGTATATATATGCGCGCAAATCCGCTTGGACTATAATCGGAATAATCAATAATCCCGCTGCAATATTTAGATACGAACAAAATTTCCTCGACTATTTTTTTCATATGTATATAAAGTCAcgtatattttaaatttttatatattttttaaaaatgtaaataaaaaccaatttatattaatttaatagactaaattaaaaaaaaaaaaaaaattctcttctATTGTATAAAATTCTTTAAGTCTATAtcattgattttaaatttaataatttaattttaccatattatttattagttttactgatttaaaatttatgaatactctaaatataaatgataattaTCGATGTTTATTGTTTACCTAACCTTTAAAAGTGAGATTTAGTGgcataataatatatttttttgttataattgcATGGTTTCCGCGGCAAGAGTGTCTGTTTAAAACAGAATTTGAGTGGGTTTGGCACCAAGTGGACGCGCGAAGACATTGTTaacgacattttttttttaagatctaTAAATTTTTTGGATGGTTTGTAGCTGTCTCCCTCTATTAGTGAATAGGACAGCGATTTTACCGAGGTTGTAAAACTTTTTTACCAAGAATCTAGGTTTAAAATGTTAGAAagcaaaattaatttttttttttttagaaaaaaaaaaaaaaaaaaaaaaaaaagaagaaggagagagGTTGAAGTGCATCCAGGTACCTGGGTTTGGGCTGATAACAGTATGGTTTGTGTGTGCGAAACTGCAAATTCATCAACACCGTGTTGAAGTAATGAAGTTATTGGGCTCCGAAGAGTCAGTGTCAATGAATGTGAAATTGCTCGGTCCATAGTCCCCTTAATCGTATTTCCTAATCCAATGGGTAATGAGAACCAATCATAATAAGAGATTTTCCAGCAAAATGTATACATTTAGGCTCCGATTGTTTTGgcctaaaataatttttgaaaaatatttttagttttttttttttttaatgctgtcaaaaaaaatagtgagagaaatatttatttaatttttgtaaaatgatttctctttACTAAACCGTAAACAATTTATCGTGTTTGAGCTTCTCATTCTCAAATCACTGAAATTTATGAGAAGTTGCCATAGTCGCCAGCCGTTTTCATTCGTTATTCGTTTTCGTACAAGACAGACGCCAAAGAAtattttcaagtaaaataacaaaatcattttttttcaacgGAAAAACATATTACATCGAAATAAACGGTGTAATGACCCATCTAAGAAAAAACAATAGTCACATATGCGCTAACatctcaaaaggactagtcaatttagagatttcttataatcacttataaagctcggCTTTACCTAACAAGTAAGCAATATGAGACTTAATACTcatgagtgtctttataaattaaCCACTCACTCTTTATGTGGACTACTCGTCTTCTTAATATGAAATCGAAGTATTACAAATGGAGccttatttgaaataataattttctgtaCTTTTAATCAAATGATCTATAGCTGTCAACATATCTTTTAGTAATAAAAATGTAGTGGTTCTCTGGGGTAACCTCAACTGGTGAGTATGCATGTTCCCTCCATTATTGTCCAAGGTCTAACTGTGGGTCAACTCAAATGCTCCAGCGAGGTTTTTTCCttgttatcaaaaaaaaaaactatcaaatTTCAATCTCTCGTTCATATTCTGttgaccaatatatatatatatataaaactccTTACACAAAGATCATAGAAATACGTGCATGTATAAGCATATTGTTGACAAAAACTCAAGGAATccagaattttcttttctttttttttcttttttttaacaagatagCATGTGCTACCATATATTATTGAAAGTCACAAGGGCGAGTACAAGgatagaggtacaagacccctCTAAACCTTAAGTCAGAAATAAGTCTGACTTGAAGTAGTTGCCTAaatacaatacacaaatattacaagaaaCCAAATAAAACACATCTTTACAGTTAAAGCCCatataaaacaacataagaGGACTGGCCTAATCTACCACTGACACCAAATAAGCTCATGAAACATTTGTGCATTACAATTAGACAAACTGTGATCCACAGTAGACACATAGGAATGTACAAAGCAGAAAATCCACGACCACCAGCTCCAGGAAAGCCGTCGCCGGACAGCACGCGCCTACTCCAGGATCCTTTTTTGTAGCAGACAACCCTCCGCAATCCAAAACATCACCACGTGAGACCGGAAACGAGGTACATGACCTTCACGCGTCAGACCAGGGAGGAAGCTCCCCAGCGCGTGCTGGCCACGCACCAAACAGGGGAGAGAACGCACGGCCACGGCTTGAGACTATAGGACCGAAGGAGGCCCGCGACCACCACAGGGAGGCGTGTGTCGCATAAATCCGTGCCAGAACGCATAGATCTAGCGCCAAATAAAACCACACTATTAAAGCACGGCCAGAAACGCCTCGCCGGAGACACACCACGAGCggccaaaacccacaaaaccaatAGCCTGAAACACCTTTTGCTAGATAAGAcagaacaaagagaaaaaaaacaagaaaaagaacacGAAAGCTCCACAGCTAGAAGCTAGGAGAACCACAACCTCTATCGGACCAGACTAGGAGGAACAAAATCTCCACAATCTTAAGGGCTGGGAGTGAAAGCTAAAACCCCCTGGGTGCAAGCCAGGGAATGAACAAAACAACCATCCTGGCCCTTTTTCAAAGGCTAGGGGAGACCAAACACCGGGAGGGGGAGGCGTGAAGCCTCCCCCCCGGCAACCAAACACCATGACGAAgcttaggggtgtaaatccggagcGGGTTCCCGGGTATTGGGTGAAACCCGGGAACCGGCTCCGGGTCCCCGGGTTTTAGGATTTAAACACCCGGGCCCGGACCCAGGTATCCCGGGTATCCGGTCCGGGTTGtatattaaaaattgttttaaagatCAGAATCTTAGTTCTAAAGAAGCAGCAGATCGAAGGAACCTTTGAGCATCATCAATGTAGCCATGTTTGAGCAGCCTCTTCTGAAATTAACCTTGGTTGATATTCTTGAAGCCAACGACAATTTCGGCAAGACAAACATAACTGGAGATGGAGGTTTTGGAACTGTATTCTGGCCTAATGGAAAAAACAGTTGCAGTTAAGAAGCTATGCGAAGCTAAAACACAGGGTCACCAAGAATTTATTGCTGAAATGGAAACTTTGGAAAAGGTAAAGCACCAAAATCTAGTCCCATTGCTTGGGTACTGCTCTTTCGACGAGGAGAACCTCCTTGTGTATGAATATATGGTCAATGGGAGCTTAGATCTTTTGCTGAGAAATCGGACAGGGGCCCTTGAAGTCCTTGACTGGGACAAACGGCTCAACATTGCAACTGGTGCTGCACGTGGGCTTCCTTTTCTTCACCAGGGTTATCAGTCGGATGAAATGGGTTACTCTCAAACGCCTTCCAACCATCAAAGTAAGgagaattttgacagatttGTGAGAACGGCGGCTTGCGGGCTTGGGGGAAAACCAAAAAAGGTAGGGCAACCAAATGTTTGGAAAAAAGACTAAAAGGCCCTTCCTATTTAAGTTCCTAAGCCATGTAATGCAAGGGTAAGGaggtaaatttatttttttttaattgctgaAGCTACCCGGATCCGGGTACCCGGGTATATCcgggattttttgaaataaatacccGGCTCCGGCTCCGGGTACCCGGGTTCCAACCGGATTTCCCGGATTCCCGGTTTCCCGGAGCCGGGTAATGCCTGGAGCCGGTTTCCTAGCCGGATATATCcggtccggatttacacccctaacgAAGCTCTCTCTCTAAGAAGGCTCTCAAgagtttctctctctagaaaggaCTTGGGTTACCTCATCCTGACAAATTTTTTGTCTAGTCTTCTTCAATAAGGAATCCAGTATTTTCATTTGATAGAGACGTTTCCAAAGAATTTGTTTGGGGGATGGTTCCAAATTGATCCTGAGAATGCATGTAATTTAGAAGATTATGTCAATCATTCATTCATATACAACATCTttgattctctttcttttctgatATGGTTCTGTCAATTGATATGTTTCCATACTAGGGTATATTTTTAATGATGACTTTTCTGTCACCAAAagtcaaaatatttattttatatactttcaataatacattttttttttccttttcttttaatgatTGAACTGGCGATACCCCctgcaaaatagaaaaaaatggtctttatgttttgtgattttgCTTTCAGTTATTTTTCATGTAGCAGTCAACTTGAGTGTGATGATACATGATAATTTATATCCCCAACATTAGCAATATTTTTCATCAAATCACATGGATTAAGCCAACAAAAAGTACATTTTATTACGTTTATAATCATATGAAACATTACCCATCTTCATATAAGATGtgcaaagaaaaatcaaaaaacattAATTGTGTATTCAGATTGGAATTTATGATAAGAGAACATACACAAATGGAAATAGGTTGATGAATTTGACTTACACGTCATTAAGTTTTGTATGTGTCACAGTAAATTTCAATAATTCCTCGTTTTGAAagcatttttcagtttttaaaattatatttatatatatatatatatatatatattttaattattaaaaaaaagaagggaagaagggtcaaaaataaagagagaagcAATAAGTGCCAAAGGAGTAGGTAATAGTTGACGTACGTAGTGATATATTCGGAGTTCCTCCGCTACGAAAACGAGGAGTTGGCCCATTCCCTCAATCAATCAGATAGATAGACCCTGTTGACAATTTCATTTGCCGCATGTCTTCTGAATTTGGATTGTCCCAATTTTTTCATCCTCTTAATCATTAGCTACCTAGAGAATAATCATCGAAAGTACTAGACTCCATCCAGATATGCCAAACAGCTCGATcttttgttcatgttttataaatagtatttttgtttttaaagaaaCATTTGATTTTAATGCCATCTGaaggttaaaataatttttgtgtattttttgattaattaatttgttaatgtttctatttaaaaaaagaaaacgacaaaaaaaagaagagttaaATACATTCGACTCTCGTGTGgtttaacgactttatttttttgttttctttggttcATTTCGTATCTTAGATGGTACatcgtttatggctaaagacgaAAATGAtacttctataaaaaaaaaaaaacacctataAAAAGCCAATATGTATTCCAtgtctaattaaaaataaaaaaaataatttaatttttttttttaaaaaaaaaacagcttaatttttttaaaaaataaaaataggaggggccatggcccttgggggtggttcggccaccccaaataGCAAAATGAGGGTGACCGAAACTACCCTCAAGgaccaaaccctaaacctttttttttttttttttggtcttgtgGGGGTGGCCGATCGGCAATCGGCCGCCCCATGGACCACAGCGTTGGTTCGGCCACCACCAAACCGGTCATAGGTTGGCTTAGccacccctccttttttttttttcactttttttctaattttttaaagttttaaagtttttattatttttattattttcaatttttattttttaaaatttttaattaagcatAGAACATATGTCAACTTCTTAAAAGTGTTAGTGTGGACTTCCATCAATTTTTAGACGAAGGTACCATCTCTATTTTTAGTCATAAAAGAGGTACCATCTACGATGTAAAATGAACTAtatgagacaaaaaataaagtcgttaaaTCATAGGAgacaaaaacgtatttaaccaaaaaaaaaaaaaaatacaaatgttATCTAATATCTATCATTCAATGTCTGGACTACCACAAATCAAACTTACCctcttctattttgttttttcttttctttccattcCTAAGGTGAGATTTAGATAATTAAGCTGTTCGaactttataaaaatttaagtgaCCTAAACATTGGAGGGGTTGTACGGCTTACTATCCACTTATTTTAAGTGACCGAACGGTTTAAGATTATCGAACACACATATTCGGAATAAGTGAGTCTCAGCATCAGTCTTTCTTCATCTATCCGAATTTATATTCAAGTAGCCTAATTCGAGGATCCGGATCCTCACCAATCACCATTCACCATCAAAGTGTCAAGGTTAGTAGGTTACAAGCATTATCGTGGGCCAGCCTTTGTCGCATTTTGTGACATATTTATGCGCCCCCAGATGGCAATATTCCTTTATGAGCTCCCAAAAGCCCCATCAAAACGgttcgtcaaaaaaaaaaaaaaaaggcattttatGTGCATATGTTATTTGCAAACCATATGATATATAGTACATGCATATATTTGACCAAGGGATTCGGCAGCAGCACATGGCCAACAGGTTAGGACCTAGTATAAAAAGCTAaaaaggttttctttttttaacaaaggaGAGAGTATCACAAAGGTGATAGTTGCATGTAATAATGTTATGCAGCCTCAATAAGAGCCGTTGGATTCATTTTCTTAGGACCTAGTATAAAAAGCTaaaaaggtttctttttttaaaaaaaggagagagTGTCACAAAGGTGATAGTTGCATGTAATAATGTTATGCAGCCTCAATAAGAGCCGTTGGATTCATGTTCTGCGTAATGGTGGCATGTGAGTGGTACTACGTTGTCATGAATTCACAGGTTAAGTCCTGCAACGACGGCGCAGGGAACGAACAAAACAACTTCGCTCCAAATATAGAGtttcatctctctttcttatgtatatatatatatatatatatatatatatatatatatataaaatttatatatatgtgcagTGGTGTTTGGTTCCTAAAATCCTGGTGTAATCGATTGTTGTTGGCTTTCGGCCTTCTTGTACTCTGTTCTTGTCACCTTCTTGCAGCACACGTCTCTTCTGTCGCTTTCTATCTGTCTCATCTATCGATAGTACTTTTGCCTTGTTTTAACTTTATATTTTGCCTGCCTTAGTTGCCCTTAATCGTCCTCAGAAGCTGTTACTGTTAATCTGTGGTCAATAATATCTGTTTCATGATACTATATATTCTTGTTCATGCGATCTCTGGGGTATGGATTTGCCACCCTCTCTCAGCGGTTGGCTGAGGACCCTCTATGTGGTGTTTGCTTTCTGCTCTGCTCTATGTCTGGGTGCTCTTAAAGGTTTCCCTTTCCCATTCCTTTtcagtttttataattttattatttgatttccttGCAGCTTTTGGTATCATCAACGTATGGTGTATTTTGTTTTGTGCTTCTAATCTATCtgctggaattttttttcatgtgaaTTTGATCATGGGTTCTTCAAATCTTCATTGGTTTTTCACTAAAATGTTGCAGGTTTACTTGTGGGTCCTATTGCTGCTTTGATACTGGTAATAGGGAATGTTGGGGTAATTCTTGGTTTGTTTCCTGCACATGTTGCCTGGACACTTTACAGCCTTATAAAGTAATTACCTTTCAAACTCCCTTTtaagaatttctccaataacTGTTATCTTCCCGTAGTGATTCTAATTTACCTGATTCAGAAAATGGTCTGGGGTGTGGTAAATACAGGACTAATAGGTTTGACGCACCGCTTAAAGTTGCTATCTTGATAGCTTTACCAACCTTATTTGGTTTATGGCTGGGTCTAAGCATTGCTGGGAGTGTTCTTGTGGGAGTCGGCTATGGGTTCTTCACTCCCTGGGTTTCTACCTTTGAGGCCTTCAGGCATGACAATGAGTCCAAGAAATTCTTCCATTGTATTGTGGTAAAGTTTTGGAGAggcctttttttatttgagcTTTCTGTCTAATTCTGTACCCACTACCCACggttgttttttggtttttcttttgtttctgaaagaaagaaagcgacgtttatattaattacatcaatGAATGCTTAGGATGGAACATGGGGAACCATTAAAGGAAGCTGTACCGCGGTCAGAGATTTTGCAGATATATGTTTTCATTCATACCCACTTTACTTGGTGGAATTACGTGAATCTCCTTGTTCAAATGAGCTTCGAACGCTTAGGTAATGGTTCTGTAGTTGATGATATTAACAATAGTCCTTTTTCTTCTGCAATTGAGAAAGAACGTCATGTATTATGTAATTTACCAATTGGTTCCTGAGAGTTGGagtatacttttttattaaaacttgaAATAGGTCAGTTGATAATCACCTAGGGCCCAGAAGGAAGTGGAGGATAGGGAAACGCTCCATTCAATTGAGCGTAATactctgtttgttaatgctttttagatgatcctttttgttcttttttaatgtttgaaaaagtgttctaggtgaaaatagtttttgctaatgtttttattttgaacagAGAAAATAAAAGGGAGAAGGAAGAAATGTTATCAAACAAAGTGATTTTTTGACCTAGTTTGGAGCCAAAACCAGTATAGGAATGAAATATATGTcgctcttattttcttttctaagcaACCAAATGGAATACAAGTTTAAAGGTTAACTTTACATTGGAAAAATGATGAAAACAAAATGTTGGGGGGTTGAGTTGATCATCCTTGGTGAAAGCAGCAGCGCTTTCAGAACTTACTCTTTGGAACTATCTTACAGGTTTATTTAGGGGcacctttacgctttttataaaattatctaCTTACTTATCAGAAAAAAACTGTCTTCAGGTTTATTCATATACCTGCATGTATCATTGCTGGGTTGATGGGGCTAATCGTGGACATCCCTCTTTTTACTGCAATTGCTGTTGTAAAGAGTCCATATATGTTGTTCAAGGGCTGGTTCAGACTGGTACATGATCTAATTACCCGAGAAGGCCCATTTCTTGAAACAGCTTGCATCCCCATTGCTGGTTTGACAATCCTTTTGTGGCCAATTGTTGTTACGGCAAGCATCTTGTTAGCGGTTTTTTCGAGCATTTTCGTTGGATTGTATGCATCAATTATAGTATATCAGGTTTGTTTGTACTTTAGTATTATCCTTTTAATTCAAACCTTGGCCTTTTATTGCTGCTGAACTTACCCTCCAACTTTCTTGTGGGTATAGGAAAGATCTTTCCAGAGAGGTGTAGCTTATGTGATTGCAATGGTTGCTGAATTTGATGAGTACACAAATGATTGTCTTTATCTTCGAGAGGGGACTATCCTTCCAAAGTAATCATTTTCCCCTTTGTTCTCCTCCAATGTGTCTTATCATTACCAATAAGCTAAACTGCtagaaatttgattttttttttttttttttttttttttttttttcaattttaacgcTAATAATCACATTGCGTGCAGCCAGGCCCCTGTATAGAAAGAAATGTGTCCCTAAATCATCTGAATTTTCTTTTAGAGGAAATCACATGACTGGAGCCATAATAGGTTCTTTTGCTACAGAAGCACCTGCAATGCTTGTGCCAAGCGTAGCTCGTTCAAGATCAGTTGCGGAGGCCATACAAGAAGTAAAAGTGGTGCAGGTAGGATTTTATATTGTGAGGCAGATGTGTGATTTTccctgattttatttttatattttgactGTGTTATTCAATAGGTACTCTTCCTCATTTTGATAAAGCTTGACTTATACAGAATATAACTTTGAATACTGAGATATCTGGTCATAGGAAAGGAACACCATTCTCAAACTCTTACTATTTTGTTATTCTGAATAGAGAAATGTAACTTAAGAGAAAATTTTCCCAAGAGTTTTGTTTGAACACTAgctatgtgtttttttttttttcccctctctaTTCAATATGGGGAAGGGGAAAAGAAGAATTACAACAGCTatgtgatttgttcttcaaagaatcATGTCTCACACAAAGAAGCTCTTTGACTGGTAATACCAATTATAACAAGTTCTATTTCTAAATCATCAAACTGCATATTCCTAAATAAATAAGAGTGCTTCAAGTTGAAAATGGCAGAGACATCTTTCTGAATTATAAAAGAGCTCTTTGGTTATTAGCACTCTAGCTTGTTCTATTAGAAAATGAATGAAACCatttctttgtgtttttctaaaaaatgcaACAGATTTGGCAGAATATGATGAGGTCCTGTGAAATGAGGGGCAAGGAACTTTTGGATGCTGATGTAATTACACCAGCTGACCTCTATGAATGGGTGAAGGCAAAGAATAGCGATGAAGCAGCCGTTATTAGTGTTGGC carries:
- the LOC133862445 gene encoding uncharacterized membrane protein At3g27390 — its product is MDLPPSLSGWLRTLYVVFAFCSALCLGALKGLLVGPIAALILVIGNVGVILGLFPAHVAWTLYSLIKTNRFDAPLKVAILIALPTLFGLWLGLSIAGSVLVGVGYGFFTPWVSTFEAFRHDNESKKFFHCIVDGTWGTIKGSCTAVRDFADICFHSYPLYLVELRESPCSNELRTLRFIHIPACIIAGLMGLIVDIPLFTAIAVVKSPYMLFKGWFRLVHDLITREGPFLETACIPIAGLTILLWPIVVTASILLAVFSSIFVGLYASIIVYQERSFQRGVAYVIAMVAEFDEYTNDCLYLREGTILPKPLYRKKCVPKSSEFSFRGNHMTGAIIGSFATEAPAMLVPSVARSRSVAEAIQEVKVVQIWQNMMRSCEMRGKELLDADVITPADLYEWVKAKNSDEAAVISVGLPCYSLLQALLHSITANSGGLLLDGFEVTYLNRPKDKLLDWFFNPVMVLKEQISVIKLGEDEVRFLESAVLFGSNTQRMEACQNGALAPQDALRAAQIQGITRRMIGMIRSVSKFPTYRRRFQQVVKGLITHSLEKERSSRSTSLCSIPSF